AAGAAAAGGTTATGGGGTTGCTTTTGTTCCTTATAATGCTGTTAGAGATGAATTCAGTGCTAATGAAATTAATGTATCAAGAATTACAGATTATGATCTTGATTATGATATTTATATGATTAATAAGAAAGCAAAATTCATCTCAGATGAAGTAAAAGAGTTTATAGCTAACTTTAAAAAATTAGGGAAGCATATTTGTTATTAGGAAACGGAGTATTCTTTATGCGAAAAATAGATTTTCATAAGATTTATTTAAGTGGGAACGAAAAAAAATATATTGAAGATGCTTTAAATAAAGGAAATCTTAGCGGTGATGGTTTTTATACTAAAAAAGTGAGTGAATTTTTAGAAAATAAATTTGATTTAATTAAAGTTTTAATGACCACTTCAGCCACTCATGCTCTAGAAATGGCTGCACAATTAATTGACTTAAAAGAGGGTGATGAGGTTATTATGCCCTCTTTTAGTTTTAGTTCAACCGCAAATGCTGTTATAAAAACAGGTGCTAAACCAGTTTTTGCAGAAGTTAAACTTAATAATTTTAATTTAGATCCTGCTGATTTCGAATCTAAAATTACTGCCAGGACTAAAGCGGTTATACCAGTTCATTATGCTGGGATCAGCTGTGAGATGAAAGAAATAAAAAAAATCGCTAAAAAAAATAATATATATATAATTGAAGATGCTGCTCATGCTGTTAATAGTTTTTATCAGGGTAAGGCAGCTGGATCTATGGGTGATTTTGGATGTTATAGCTTTCATGGCAGCAAAAATTTTGTTAGTGGTGAGGGTGGAGCTATAATTATTAATTCAGACCAACATAAATTGATCGAAAAAGCAGAAATTATTAGAGAAAAAGGAACAAATCGGTCTAGCTTTTTAAGAGGGGAAATTGATAAATATAATTGGGTTGGAAAAGGATCCAGTTATCTTCCTTCTGATATTTTAATGGCTCTTTTATTAGCTCAACTGGAACAAATTGATTATATAACAAAACAGAGGCGGCAAATTTTTGAATTTTATAATCAGCATTTAGAAAAATTTTTAAATGAAGATTTTTTAGAAATAATTCCTCAAATACCAGAAGATAGACAAAGCAACTATCATTTATATTATTTGAAATTAAAAAATCAAAAAATAAGAGATTTCATTCTAAAAAAACTAAGAAAAAAAGGAATAGAAACTGCTTTTCATTTTCAACCATTACATGCTTCTCCAATGGGTAAAAAACTTGGCTATCAAAAGCGAGATCTGCAGCTTACAAACGATATAGCAGCTTCTATGTTAAGGTTACCAATTTATCCGGGCTTATCTGCAGCAGATTTAAATTATATTATTGCAGAACTAAGAAATATATTTTTAGAAATAAAACAGGCAGGTGTTTAAACATGGCTGATTTAATTTCTATAGTAGTTCCAGTTTATAATGCCGAAAATTCTTTAGAAGAACTTTATTTGGCCATAAAAAAACAGCTGCAGCTAATAATTTTAATTTTGAATGTATCTTAGTTGATGATAATAGTTCTGACCAAAGTTACAAAAAAATATTAGAACTTAATAGTTATGATAGCAGAGTTAAAGGCATTCATCTGGCAGGTAATTTTGGTCAGCAGAATGCTATTTTTTGCGGTTTTAATTATGCGGCTGGAGACTATATAATTACAATGGATGATGATTTACAGCACAGACCAGAAGATATAGCTCTTCTTTATCAAAAAATTAAAGAGGGTTATGATGTGGTTTATGCTATTCCAAAAGAAAGAAAATATAAGTTTTACAGAAGATTAGGCTCAAAATTGACCAATTTGTTATTTAATTTCATAACTCCCAAACCTGAAGCTATAAGAGTAAGTAGTTTTAGAATAATAAATAGAAAAACGCTTGCTGAAATTAAAGCTTCTGAGAAATCGTTTATTTATATTTCGGCAATAATTCTTAAACAAAGGGCTAAAATAGCAAATATTTATACAAAACAGAAGCAGAGAAAATATGGTCAGTCCAATTATAACTTTATTAAATTACTAAAATTATTTATAAATTTATTTATATATTATGGTAAATTTTCTTTTTTAAAATATTTTCGTTCTAATAAAGAACAGTACTCAATCAAAGAGAGCACATTTGATGACGCTTGAAACTTTGATTAATAAAAAGCAAATTTTAATTAAAGATAACTTTAATATAATATTATATAATAGAAAGAGGAATAAATTATGAGGCTTTTAGTTTTAGGTGGAGGCAGCGGCCAGATAAGCTTAATTAAAAAGGCAAAGGAAATGGATTATGAGGTAGTTGTTTCTGATTATTATCTGAATGCGCCTGGTAAAAAAATAGCTGATTTTTCATCAACAAGTAGTACATTTGATTTTGAGGCAAATATTGAAACTGCTAAAGAATACGATATTGACGGAGTTTTAACAGCAGGAACTGATCAGCCAGTGTATACAGCTGCTCGGGTGGCAGAAAAATTATTGCTGCCTCAGTATATTTCTGCAAAAACTGCGAAGTCTGTAACAAATAAAAAAATCATGAAAAAAACTTTTTCAAAAAATGAGATTCCTACTGTTAAATATAAAATAATAAATAATAATTTTTCGAATTCAGAACTTAAGCAACTTTCAGCCCCCTATGTTGTTAAACCACTTGATAGCCAGGGACAGCGCGGAGTCTTTAAGCTAGATTCTATTAAAGAGATAAGAGAAAAATTTAACGAAGTATTGAGTTTTTCTAGAGAAAATGAAATTTTGATAGAAGAATATTATCATTCTGCAGAAATAACAGTAAGTGGTTGGGTAGTTAATGGCAGTGCAAAATTACTTACTGTTACTGATAGATTAAGGTTTGAAGAAAATATTCATATTGGTATTTGTTCTTCTCATCTTTTTCCATCTAGATATTTAGAAAAATATAATTTTGAAATTAAAAAACTAAGCCAAAAAATTGTTAATGATTTTAAAATAAAAAATGGTCCAATTTATTTTCAATTTTTAATTGGAGATCAGGGAATTAAGGTTAATGAAATCGCCTGTAGAATAGGTGGAGCTTATGAAGGTGATTTTATGCCTATTTTGACTGGTGTCGATATTTTGAAGATGATGGTTCAACTTGCTGCGGGTAATGAAGTTAATATTGAAGCCCTTGAAAATTATGAACTTGAGAATAACAAACAACATCTTTCTTCACAACTTTTTTTTGCGCGTTCAGGTGAAATAAAGAAGATGACAGCAAGTTCCGAAATAGAAAAAATGCCAGGAGTATTAAAGGCTGGTTTTAATTATGATTTAGGAGAAATAATTCCTGATATTGAAAATGCAACTGCTAGAGCGGGTTATTTTATTGTAATTGCTGATTCTAGAAATGAGTTAAGAGAAAGAGTAAGTTATGTGTATGATAAGCTAAAGATTTTAGATGAAAGAGGAAATAATTTAGTTTTAAGAGAAATAGGAGAAAATTTCAAAAGTCTTTTCAATTCAGGAGTGTAATCATGAAAAAATATATTTCAATTTGTATAATTTTATTTTTAGTATTATTTCTTATACCTGGCTGCAGCAGTGAACAAAACTCAAAAGAGAAGACTATAGTTATTGCCGAACAATATGGACTGGCATATGCTCCTGTACAGCTTATAAAAGAACTTAAGTTTTTAGAAGAGAATTCTGAATTAAAAGTTGAATGGAAACAGCTGAGCAATACTACAGCAATTAGAGAAGCAATGCTGGCAGGAGAAGTTGATGTTGGTTTTATGGCCATCCCCCCTTTTTTAATAGCTAAAGATAAAGGGATGGATTGGAAAATCATTTCTGGTCTTTCCGAAAGTCCACTTGGTTTAATGAGCAATAAGGAGAATATAAATTCTCTTGCTGATTTTAAAGCTGAAAATCGAATTGCTTTGCCCCAACCAGGAAGTATTCAGCATATTTTATTATCCATGGCAGCTGAAAATGAACTTGGTAATGCAGAGGCATTTGATGACCAGCTTTTAACTATGAATCATCCAGATGCCATGAATTCGCTTTTAGCAGGGAAGGAGCTTAGTGCTCATTTTGCATCGCCTCCGTATCTATTTTTAGAGAGCAGAGAGTCAGGGATTAAGCAAATCTTAAGCGCCAAAGATGCTTTCGAGGGTGATTTTACTTTTATTGTTGGAGTAAGTACTATTCAATTTTATCAATCAAATTCTAAAAACTACCAACTTTTTGAAGAAGCTTTAACTAAAGCAATAAAATATATTAATGAAAAGCCAGATGAATCTGCAGAAATTCTGGCAGCTAATTATAATTTAAATAAAAAAGAATTAGCAGAATACTTAAGCTGGCCGGGAATGAGATACACGCAAGAGATTAAGGGGTTGGAAAAATTCATGAAGTTTATGGCTGCTGAAGGTTATTTAAGCCGGGGAGATTATCCAATTTCAGAACTTATTTTTGATCAGGGGACAGCTGATTCAGATGAAAAATAAATATTTGCAGAGGCTAATTTGGATTATTATTCTAGCCATTAGCTGGCAGTTAACAGCATTAAGTAATGTTTTTTCTGAAATGATATTTCCAGGACTTGATAAGATATTTTTATCTTTAATTAAGGGTTTTATAGATGGAGATTTGCTCAAACAGATTTATTTTTCACTTTCAATTATTTTTCAAGGATTATTTATTAGCACAACTACAGCCTTGCTTTTATCACTTATAGCTTATTTTTCAAAAACAGCTGCTAGTTTAATTGATACACTTACAGCACTGGCTCATCCGTTGCCAGGAATTGCTTTAATGCCTTTGATTTTAATCTGGTTTGGTTCTGGTAAAACTGCAATATTGATTGTAATTATTCATTCAGTATTATGGCCTTTAGTTTTAAATATCAGTACAGGCTTTAACTCTATTCCAGAAATTTATACCTTAATTGCTGAAAATTATCGTTTGAATAAATTTGAGTTTATGTTCAAAATTTTAATTCCAGCCTCATTTCCTTATTTTATTTCAGGCTTAAAAATAGCCTGGGCCAGATCTTGGCGAGCATTAATAAGTGCTGAAATGTTATTTGGAGCTATAAACAGCCTTGGTGGTTTGGGCTGGTATATCTTTCAAAAAAGAGTATTTTTTGATTTACCTGGTGTTTTTGCAGGGATTATTGTAATAGTTATTATTGGAGTGACAGTAGAAGATTTTATTTTTAATATACTAGAAAATAAGACAGTTAAAAAATGGGGTATGTTAAAATGACTTCATATTTAGAGCTAAAAAATATAGAAAAGAGTTATCCGGCTGAACAAGGAACAATAAAAGTATTGAAAAATATCGAGCTTCAGATTAAAAAAAATGAATTTATTACTATTCTTGGTCCGTCTGGATGTGGTAAATCGACTCTGCTTAAAATTATAGCTGGTTTTTTGAAAGCAGAAAAGGGAAAAATTTTAAAAAAAGAAAAGGAAATAAAAAAAGCTAATTTGGATAGAGTTATGCTTTTTCAGGACTTTGAACAGCTTTTTCCCTGGCAGACAGTACTCAATAATATTATTTTTGCAGTCAAAGCAGCATCTCAAAACAAAAAGGAAAAACTTAATAAAAAAGAAATAGAAAGTAGGGCATTAAACTATTTAAAAGAAGTTAAACTTGCTTCCTATCGTGATTATTATCCACATCAGCTTTCTGGAGGTATGAAACAAAGAGTTGCTCTGGCCAGGACTCTAGCATCAGAATCAGAGATAATGCTGATGGATGAGCCATTTGGTAGTGTTGATAGTCAGACCAGGAGAGAACTCCAACATTTATTAAATGAAATCTGGCAGGAAGAAGAAAAAACAGTTATTTTTGTGACTCATGATATAAGAGAGGCTGTTTTTTTGGCTGACAAGATAGTATTAATGAAAAATGAACCTGGAGAAATAATAGCTGAGGTAGAAAATAATTTAAGTCGCCCCCGCAATAGAAATAGTTTAAAATTTAATCAGCTTTTTGAGCAGCTTCAGTATAAACTTGAGAATTAACTTTATAGATTTTGACTGTCCAGTCCTTTTTATCAATTTCTCTAACTATTCGGATTGCATAAGTCGAATTATTGAATGTTTTAACCAGTCTACTTTTATTTTCTATAAATTTTTGCATCTCTGAATAATAAGGGTATAAGTTTCCATAAAGTATATTCCAGGTGGGTCTTGTTTGATAAATAAAATCCATTTCTTCTGGATAAATTATATATTCAATTTTATTTTTAACTATATAATCTGAAAAAGAAAGATTGCTTTCTTCTAGGTAAGCAAGATTTCGATAGTCAAAAAGACTACCATCTTTAAAATAATAATCAGCATTTAAATTAGCAAGAACCCTGTCATCTTTATCTACAACCTCTGCTATTTGATTTAAATAATCATCATAATTATAATGACTGTCTTCAATTAAGGTAAAAGCTGTGTTTAAGCTTAAGCTAACTGTCAAGACTATAATCAAAACTGAATAAAATTTTATGTCTAAGTCTTTAATTAAATTTAAAAATAGCAAATAAAAAATAGGGAAAATAAAAATAATTGATGTCTGATTATATCTACCAATTATAAAGTAACCGACATTTATTGCTATTAGACTTAATATTAAATATAAATTTAGTCTATCTTTTTTCAAAAATGTTTTTACTAGAGAAGCTAAAAAAGTAAAAGCAAAAAATATAAATTGTAATTTAATTGGTGGAATGTAATAAGTTCCGCTAATTCTATAAAATAATTTTTGATAGAAATACTTAAAGTTTTCTAATTTAGTTGTAAAAGAATTTAAAACACCTAATTCAGCCCCATAACTGCTGTAATTATTAATAAAGTTAGGATCAAATTTAAAG
Above is a window of Halanaerobium saccharolyticum subsp. saccharolyticum DSM 6643 DNA encoding:
- a CDS encoding ABC transporter substrate-binding protein, with translation MKKYISICIILFLVLFLIPGCSSEQNSKEKTIVIAEQYGLAYAPVQLIKELKFLEENSELKVEWKQLSNTTAIREAMLAGEVDVGFMAIPPFLIAKDKGMDWKIISGLSESPLGLMSNKENINSLADFKAENRIALPQPGSIQHILLSMAAENELGNAEAFDDQLLTMNHPDAMNSLLAGKELSAHFASPPYLFLESRESGIKQILSAKDAFEGDFTFIVGVSTIQFYQSNSKNYQLFEEALTKAIKYINEKPDESAEILAANYNLNKKELAEYLSWPGMRYTQEIKGLEKFMKFMAAEGYLSRGDYPISELIFDQGTADSDEK
- a CDS encoding ABC transporter ATP-binding protein — encoded protein: MTSYLELKNIEKSYPAEQGTIKVLKNIELQIKKNEFITILGPSGCGKSTLLKIIAGFLKAEKGKILKKEKEIKKANLDRVMLFQDFEQLFPWQTVLNNIIFAVKAASQNKKEKLNKKEIESRALNYLKEVKLASYRDYYPHQLSGGMKQRVALARTLASESEIMLMDEPFGSVDSQTRRELQHLLNEIWQEEEKTVIFVTHDIREAVFLADKIVLMKNEPGEIIAEVENNLSRPRNRNSLKFNQLFEQLQYKLEN
- the rffA gene encoding dTDP-4-amino-4,6-dideoxygalactose transaminase, with the translated sequence MRKIDFHKIYLSGNEKKYIEDALNKGNLSGDGFYTKKVSEFLENKFDLIKVLMTTSATHALEMAAQLIDLKEGDEVIMPSFSFSSTANAVIKTGAKPVFAEVKLNNFNLDPADFESKITARTKAVIPVHYAGISCEMKEIKKIAKKNNIYIIEDAAHAVNSFYQGKAAGSMGDFGCYSFHGSKNFVSGEGGAIIINSDQHKLIEKAEIIREKGTNRSSFLRGEIDKYNWVGKGSSYLPSDILMALLLAQLEQIDYITKQRRQIFEFYNQHLEKFLNEDFLEIIPQIPEDRQSNYHLYYLKLKNQKIRDFILKKLRKKGIETAFHFQPLHASPMGKKLGYQKRDLQLTNDIAASMLRLPIYPGLSAADLNYIIAELRNIFLEIKQAGV
- a CDS encoding glycosyltransferase family 2 protein translates to MLVDDNSSDQSYKKILELNSYDSRVKGIHLAGNFGQQNAIFCGFNYAAGDYIITMDDDLQHRPEDIALLYQKIKEGYDVVYAIPKERKYKFYRRLGSKLTNLLFNFITPKPEAIRVSSFRIINRKTLAEIKASEKSFIYISAIILKQRAKIANIYTKQKQRKYGQSNYNFIKLLKLFINLFIYYGKFSFLKYFRSNKEQYSIKESTFDDA
- a CDS encoding ATP-grasp domain-containing protein, which gives rise to MRLLVLGGGSGQISLIKKAKEMDYEVVVSDYYLNAPGKKIADFSSTSSTFDFEANIETAKEYDIDGVLTAGTDQPVYTAARVAEKLLLPQYISAKTAKSVTNKKIMKKTFSKNEIPTVKYKIINNNFSNSELKQLSAPYVVKPLDSQGQRGVFKLDSIKEIREKFNEVLSFSRENEILIEEYYHSAEITVSGWVVNGSAKLLTVTDRLRFEENIHIGICSSHLFPSRYLEKYNFEIKKLSQKIVNDFKIKNGPIYFQFLIGDQGIKVNEIACRIGGAYEGDFMPILTGVDILKMMVQLAAGNEVNIEALENYELENNKQHLSSQLFFARSGEIKKMTASSEIEKMPGVLKAGFNYDLGEIIPDIENATARAGYFIVIADSRNELRERVSYVYDKLKILDERGNNLVLREIGENFKSLFNSGV
- a CDS encoding ABC transporter permease, with amino-acid sequence MKNKYLQRLIWIIILAISWQLTALSNVFSEMIFPGLDKIFLSLIKGFIDGDLLKQIYFSLSIIFQGLFISTTTALLLSLIAYFSKTAASLIDTLTALAHPLPGIALMPLILIWFGSGKTAILIVIIHSVLWPLVLNISTGFNSIPEIYTLIAENYRLNKFEFMFKILIPASFPYFISGLKIAWARSWRALISAEMLFGAINSLGGLGWYIFQKRVFFDLPGVFAGIIVIVIIGVTVEDFIFNILENKTVKKWGMLK